From the genome of Candidatus Flexicrinis proximus:
GCTGGACATGCAGAACGACTCGCTTCTCGCACTGCGCCATCAGTGGCAGGGAACTCGCGATATCGCGGCCTTCCTCGCCGTACCTGCCGCGATCGACTTTCAGCGCGAGCATGATTGGCCGGCACATCGCCAGCGTTGTCACCTGCTGGCGGCTGACGCGCAGCGCCGGGTCTCAGATCTGACCGGAATCCCGATCGCGGTACCCGAGCACAACTTCACACAGATGGCACTCTGTGAATTGCCGCCTTCGACCGATCTGGCCGTCCTTAAGACCCGTCTGTATGACGAGTTCCGCGTCGAAATCCCCGTGATCGACTGGCTTGGCCGCAAGTTCGTGCGCGTGTCGATTCAAGCCTACAACACCGTTGAAGATGTCGATCGTCTCGTTCAGGGGCTTAAGGCCATACTCGGGCTTTAAATCGCGGTAGGAGCCAAGAAAGTGGCGTATACGGGCCGGGGAAAAGTCGCCTGCACCCCGGCCTGAGCTGGTCGTCATTGCTTCGGACGCGCCAGGATCACCATGCGCGGCGCGCCATCCTCGAATTCGCTGCCGTCAAGGTCGCCGTAGACCGCCTCGACCTCCCAGCCGGTCAGCGCCAGCAGCAGCCGGATTTCGCTGTAGAAGTAATAGTACAGCTTGAGCGGCGCGAACGTGCGCTTGAGCGACCCGTCTGCGGTGATCTCGTCATAGATCCACGTGACCTGCAGCGTCTGCAGCGTGCGGTCCAGGGCGCTGACCGACTGCTGCATCACCAGATGGCCGGTTTCGGGCTCAAGGAAGGTGCGCTCGAAGATCAGGCTGTCGCTGTCCTCTGTCGCGTAGACGTCGCCGGCGTTCGGCAGGTCGAGCACCATCATCCCGTCGTCGCGTGTCCAGGCTCTCAGGTTCCTGAGCACCGCGATCTGCGCGTCCTGATCCAGGAAGTGCATCAGGCCGTTATAAGGGACCAGCGTCAGCCCGAATTTGACCGGCATCGTGTAAGTCTTGGCGTCTCCGAGATGGAAATGCAGTTTGCTTTTGAGCGCCGGTTCCTGCTTCAGCAGCGCGCGGGCACGGTCGAGCATCGCCGGTTCATTGTCGATTCCATAGACGTCATAGCCGGCGCGGGCC
Proteins encoded in this window:
- a CDS encoding class I SAM-dependent methyltransferase; translation: MAGFYANVARYYDAENTDKNDDIPFYLELAQETEGPLLDVGCGTGRVMFPLARAGYDVYGIDNEPAMLDRARALLKQEPALKSKLHFHLGDAKTYTMPVKFGLTLVPYNGLMHFLDQDAQIAVLRNLRAWTRDDGMMVLDLPNAGDVYATEDSDSLIFERTFLEPETGHLVMQQSVSALDRTLQTLQVTWIYDEITADGSLKRTFAPLKLYYYFYSEIRLLLALTGWEVEAVYGDLDGSEFEDGAPRMVILARPKQ